One window from the genome of Rhodococcus sp. ABRD24 encodes:
- a CDS encoding cellulase family glycosylhydrolase produces the protein MRRIRFLSAIMAGSLVLGGGVAAAQSSLPLSGSQGGSAAPPSYLKDEDGRSLILRGFNTASSSKSAPDGMPKFTEADLEREYAAMGTNFVRFLISWRSVEPAPGQYDQAYLNRVEERVGWYAERGYKVMLDMHQDVYSGAAIPGGDTGNGAGPIGNGAPAWATYTDGLSVEPQDRWELYYIQPGVMRAFDNFWNTTGKHPELAEHYANAWRAVAERFADNDAVVAYDLMNEPWGGSMIGSPFEAGPLAALYQRTTNTIRQVDQDSWVCVAPQAIGVNQGLPSGLTKIDDPRAGEQRIAYCPHLYPLPMDLGSAYEGPARTLTDVTIDAWRADVERVSGVLGGVPVIIGEFGFDTTLPGVVDYIGRVYDEAREMGAGVAYWSSDPGPWGPYLEDGTSTALVGTVNKPYPRAVAGTPVEWSASDTNLQLTFRPDPAVTAPTEIYLPQQGFPGAVNVEGADIVSWDRDSRLLTVRTVGDAASATVKVTPAN, from the coding sequence TTGCGCCGCATCAGATTCCTGTCCGCGATCATGGCGGGCTCGCTGGTTCTCGGTGGCGGCGTGGCCGCCGCGCAGAGCAGTCTTCCCTTATCCGGAAGCCAGGGCGGCAGTGCGGCACCGCCGTCGTATCTGAAGGACGAGGACGGTCGCTCCCTGATCCTGCGCGGGTTCAACACCGCATCGAGTTCGAAGAGCGCGCCGGACGGCATGCCGAAGTTCACCGAGGCGGACCTCGAACGCGAATATGCCGCCATGGGAACGAACTTCGTGCGGTTCCTGATCTCGTGGCGTTCGGTGGAGCCCGCTCCGGGGCAGTACGACCAGGCATATCTGAACCGGGTCGAGGAACGGGTCGGCTGGTACGCCGAGCGCGGCTACAAGGTGATGCTCGACATGCACCAGGACGTGTACTCCGGTGCGGCCATTCCCGGCGGCGATACCGGCAACGGAGCAGGGCCGATCGGCAACGGTGCGCCGGCGTGGGCAACATACACCGATGGTCTCTCGGTCGAGCCCCAGGACCGGTGGGAGCTGTACTACATTCAGCCGGGCGTGATGCGGGCGTTCGACAACTTCTGGAACACCACCGGCAAGCACCCCGAACTCGCCGAGCACTACGCGAACGCCTGGCGGGCGGTTGCCGAGCGTTTCGCCGACAACGACGCCGTCGTAGCCTACGACCTGATGAACGAGCCCTGGGGAGGCTCCATGATCGGGTCGCCGTTCGAGGCCGGTCCCCTCGCCGCGCTGTATCAGCGGACCACCAACACCATTCGGCAGGTCGACCAGGACAGCTGGGTTTGCGTGGCACCGCAGGCAATCGGCGTCAACCAGGGTCTGCCCAGCGGACTCACCAAGATCGACGATCCCCGCGCCGGTGAGCAGCGCATCGCCTACTGCCCGCACCTGTATCCGCTCCCGATGGACCTCGGTAGTGCATATGAGGGCCCGGCGCGGACGCTCACCGACGTGACCATCGATGCCTGGCGTGCCGATGTGGAGCGGGTGTCCGGCGTGCTCGGTGGCGTACCAGTCATCATCGGAGAGTTCGGATTCGACACCACCCTCCCAGGCGTCGTCGACTACATCGGGCGCGTCTACGACGAGGCCCGCGAGATGGGCGCAGGTGTCGCGTATTGGTCAAGTGATCCCGGGCCGTGGGGCCCGTACCTCGAGGACGGTACCTCGACTGCGCTCGTGGGCACCGTGAACAAGCCGTATCCGCGCGCGGTGGCGGGTACCCCAGTCGAATGGTCGGCGTCGGATACCAATCTGCAGTTGACCTTCCGCCCCGACCCGGCGGTTACCGCCCCCACCGAGATCTACCTGCCGCAGCAGGGCTTCCCCGGAGCGGTGAACGTCGAGGGCGCCGACATCGTCTCGTGGGATCGAGACAGCAGACTTCTCACCGTACGGACGGTGGGTGACGCAGCCAGCGCCACCGTGAAGGTCACTCCGGCCAACTGA
- a CDS encoding helicase-associated domain-containing protein, protein MTHTHGTEGTPETANPVVAPTLTGWLSDCKDAELTELIRLRPDLAVPPPATCAILAGRAEQRASVMRAADTLNSLEFSVLEVLALEQADRMPIPRRLIDEALAARVPGKSLDRALAHLRSLALVWGDEDRLRIVRAAADAIPWRIGRCRAESDAMSEDEIRAALDTIEPSERDLLTTLARSSPVGRTRDAAPGTSPDRPVQRLLARGLLHWIDAETVELPVQVGQVLRGESVFDPASPTPPQLSGRKHKLADVNAAAAGEALELVRHCEDLIAALGDLPAPALKAGGFGVREVRRLSKVTGIDEARIGLLVELLAGAGLIANGSPDPAPLTDIDDYWAPTVAVDGWLHSGTARRWATLVGAWLSLPRRPWIIGSRDATGKPIAALSEEVRAPGAALERRMLFELFAEAGSGRSVSATDASRLLAWRRPRWAGRLGPVVVERTLDEARVLGLVAHGVLSSPGKALLHGGDPESEMDAALPAPIDFVLVQADLTVVAPGPLIPELLEQITLVADIESAGAASMYRISEASIRRALDAGLSASELQTLFVTRSKTPVPQSLTYLIDDVARRHGQLRAGVAASFIRCEDPALLAEVLASPVAEPLALRALAPTVAISQAPLKEVLTELRAAGFAPAGEDSSGAIVDLRSRGARVPAARVPRGRAPALPTDDQLSTLVRSLRSGDRAAATAGGGIRADGSRAAGAATMTLLQTAVQVRRSVTIGYVDAQGIATHRIVEPVSVGGGQLDALDRATGEVRRFTLHRITSVALAD, encoded by the coding sequence ATGACCCATACGCATGGCACCGAGGGCACCCCGGAAACCGCGAATCCTGTGGTGGCACCCACCCTGACCGGGTGGCTGTCCGACTGCAAGGACGCCGAGCTGACCGAGCTGATCCGGCTTCGCCCCGACCTCGCCGTGCCCCCACCCGCCACCTGCGCCATTCTCGCCGGCCGCGCGGAGCAGCGCGCCTCGGTGATGCGGGCCGCGGACACCCTCAACTCGCTCGAGTTCAGCGTGCTCGAGGTCCTCGCACTCGAACAGGCCGACCGGATGCCGATCCCGCGGCGGCTGATCGACGAGGCCCTGGCTGCGCGAGTCCCCGGCAAGAGCCTCGACCGAGCCCTCGCGCATCTCAGATCGCTGGCGCTGGTGTGGGGCGACGAAGACCGCCTTCGTATTGTGCGGGCCGCGGCGGACGCCATCCCGTGGCGCATCGGCCGGTGCAGGGCCGAATCCGATGCCATGAGCGAGGACGAGATCCGGGCGGCCCTGGACACGATCGAGCCGAGCGAGCGCGACCTGCTCACCACCTTGGCCCGGTCCTCCCCGGTCGGCCGCACCCGCGACGCCGCGCCCGGCACATCGCCGGACCGTCCGGTCCAACGTTTGCTCGCCCGCGGCCTGCTGCACTGGATCGATGCCGAGACAGTGGAGCTACCCGTCCAGGTGGGCCAGGTTCTGCGCGGCGAGTCCGTCTTCGACCCTGCCTCCCCCACCCCGCCCCAGCTGTCGGGGCGCAAGCACAAGCTCGCCGACGTCAACGCTGCCGCCGCAGGTGAGGCACTCGAACTCGTCAGGCACTGCGAGGACCTGATCGCGGCGCTGGGCGATTTGCCGGCGCCCGCACTCAAGGCTGGCGGATTCGGCGTGCGGGAGGTGCGCCGGCTCTCGAAGGTCACCGGCATCGACGAAGCCCGGATCGGCTTACTGGTCGAACTCCTTGCCGGCGCGGGCTTGATCGCGAACGGCAGCCCCGACCCAGCCCCGCTCACCGACATCGACGACTACTGGGCCCCCACCGTGGCCGTCGACGGCTGGCTGCACTCCGGCACCGCCCGGCGCTGGGCGACTCTGGTCGGCGCGTGGCTGTCACTGCCGCGCCGCCCTTGGATCATCGGCAGCCGAGACGCCACTGGCAAGCCCATCGCTGCCCTGTCCGAGGAGGTGCGGGCCCCGGGCGCCGCGCTCGAGCGCCGGATGCTCTTCGAGCTGTTCGCTGAAGCCGGCAGCGGCCGATCGGTGTCGGCCACGGACGCCAGCCGGCTCCTTGCGTGGCGCCGGCCACGCTGGGCGGGCCGGCTCGGACCCGTCGTAGTCGAGCGGACCCTCGACGAAGCCCGTGTCCTGGGACTCGTCGCGCATGGGGTCCTCAGCTCGCCGGGAAAGGCGCTGCTACACGGCGGCGACCCGGAGTCCGAAATGGATGCGGCGCTGCCCGCACCCATCGACTTCGTCCTGGTGCAGGCCGATCTCACCGTCGTCGCACCCGGACCGCTGATTCCCGAATTACTCGAGCAGATCACCCTCGTCGCCGACATCGAATCGGCGGGCGCCGCGTCGATGTACCGGATCAGCGAGGCCAGCATCCGTCGCGCACTCGACGCCGGCCTCTCCGCGTCCGAGCTGCAGACGCTGTTCGTGACCCGATCGAAGACACCGGTCCCACAGTCGCTGACGTACCTCATCGACGACGTCGCAAGGCGGCACGGACAGCTCCGTGCTGGGGTCGCGGCGTCGTTCATCCGCTGCGAGGATCCGGCGCTGCTGGCAGAGGTCCTGGCCTCCCCGGTCGCCGAGCCACTCGCACTACGGGCGCTGGCTCCCACCGTCGCCATCTCCCAGGCCCCGCTCAAAGAGGTCCTCACCGAGCTCCGCGCTGCCGGGTTCGCGCCAGCCGGTGAGGACTCGTCGGGCGCAATCGTCGACCTGCGCTCCCGCGGCGCCAGAGTCCCTGCGGCGCGGGTGCCGCGGGGGCGGGCTCCCGCATTGCCCACCGACGACCAGCTCTCGACGCTGGTGCGCTCACTCCGGTCCGGGGACCGGGCCGCAGCCACGGCCGGGGGCGGCATCCGCGCCGACGGCAGCCGGGCCGCGGGCGCGGCCACGATGACGCTGCTGCAGACCGCAGTCCAGGTACGCCGTTCCGTCACGATCGGCTACGTCGACGCGCAGGGCATCGCGACTCACCGCATCGTGGAACCGGTGAGCGTCGGCGGCGGCCAGCTCGACGCGCTCGACCGTGCGACGGGCGAGGTGCGCCGTTTCACGCTGCACCGCATCACCTCCGTCGCACTCGCCGACTGA
- a CDS encoding alternate-type signal peptide domain-containing protein, producing MNKKTKGAIAAGAAALLLAGGAGSFALWSDSESLNGGTITAGTLTLSTQGTPSWSDQNGPIDIATFLAVPGDVLTYKTQAVIGATGDNLEAAITVDPTSITGDLKTALGTPAVSMKIGSTSVTTITDDNDTDLVDVEVAFTFAQSSDNTSQTKTASLANLTLELQQQ from the coding sequence ATGAACAAGAAGACCAAGGGCGCAATTGCCGCCGGGGCCGCCGCCCTGCTCCTCGCCGGTGGCGCGGGTTCCTTCGCGCTGTGGAGCGACTCCGAGTCGCTGAACGGTGGCACCATCACCGCCGGAACGCTGACGCTCTCCACCCAGGGCACCCCGAGCTGGTCCGACCAGAACGGCCCGATCGACATCGCCACGTTCCTGGCCGTGCCCGGCGATGTCCTCACCTACAAGACGCAGGCCGTCATTGGCGCCACCGGCGACAACCTCGAAGCCGCCATCACCGTCGATCCCACCAGCATCACCGGCGATCTCAAGACCGCGCTCGGAACTCCCGCTGTGAGTATGAAGATTGGCAGCACTTCGGTGACCACGATCACCGACGACAACGACACCGACCTCGTCGACGTCGAGGTCGCGTTCACCTTCGCCCAGAGCTCGGACAACACGAGTCAGACCAAGACTGCCTCGCTCGCCAACCTGACCCTCGAGTTGCAGCAGCAGTAG
- a CDS encoding SipW-dependent-type signal peptide-containing protein — translation MRTLLTGRRPRAIASLGIVLGLGAIGTLAAWSDTATATSGVFSTGSVDLQLNGDPGNPTAYAFATLTKSNMLPGNSVAATLPVQNAGSTSFEYTMDAAATTSPLAPFLKVTISTGTSNGTVCSGGTPIATDVALVSGGSANLITAPRTLDNGVSETLCFQVKVDPAATTAVQGQTVNASFNFAATSV, via the coding sequence GTGCGCACGCTCCTGACAGGTCGTCGTCCCCGCGCCATCGCGTCACTCGGGATCGTGTTGGGGCTGGGTGCCATCGGCACCCTCGCCGCCTGGAGTGACACCGCGACGGCAACATCGGGTGTGTTCTCCACCGGGTCGGTGGACCTCCAGCTCAACGGAGATCCGGGAAACCCGACGGCCTACGCGTTTGCGACGCTGACGAAGTCGAACATGCTCCCGGGTAATTCGGTTGCCGCTACCTTGCCGGTGCAGAACGCAGGGTCGACCTCGTTCGAGTACACGATGGACGCCGCGGCAACGACGTCGCCGCTGGCACCGTTCCTCAAGGTGACGATCTCCACGGGCACGTCGAACGGCACAGTATGCAGTGGCGGTACCCCGATCGCTACCGACGTTGCGTTGGTCTCCGGCGGTTCCGCCAACCTGATCACTGCGCCGCGGACGCTGGACAACGGCGTCAGCGAGACGCTCTGCTTCCAGGTCAAGGTCGATCCGGCGGCGACGACGGCCGTCCAGGGGCAGACGGTCAACGCGTCGTTCAACTTCGCGGCTACGAGCGTCTGA
- a CDS encoding resuscitation-promoting factor Rpf1 domain-containing protein, whose product MSGRHRKPTNTGRTIAKVAVTGAIMGVSGVALAGTANAAPDSDWDRLAQCEAGGNWAINTGNGYHGGLQFSPSTWTSHGGGQFAATAAQATREQQIVVAERVLASQGWGAWPSCSSKLGLTSAPSQRTTPATPAPKPVAPAPTVQAPAAPGALTVEDVAKNVISGVDSLIDAARSQGIVIDQQVLDAYHAAKSFDLRSIAGLSQS is encoded by the coding sequence ATGAGCGGACGCCATCGCAAGCCCACCAATACCGGCCGCACCATCGCCAAGGTCGCCGTCACCGGCGCCATCATGGGCGTGAGCGGGGTCGCCCTCGCGGGCACCGCCAACGCCGCACCCGATTCCGACTGGGACAGGCTCGCGCAGTGCGAGGCCGGCGGGAACTGGGCCATCAACACCGGCAACGGCTACCACGGTGGCCTGCAGTTCTCCCCGAGCACCTGGACCTCCCACGGCGGTGGCCAGTTCGCCGCTACAGCCGCGCAGGCCACCCGCGAGCAGCAGATCGTCGTCGCCGAGCGCGTGCTCGCCAGCCAGGGCTGGGGCGCATGGCCCTCCTGCTCCTCCAAGCTCGGGCTGACCAGCGCCCCGTCGCAGCGCACCACTCCGGCCACACCGGCCCCGAAGCCGGTTGCCCCGGCCCCCACCGTGCAGGCACCCGCCGCGCCGGGCGCGCTCACCGTAGAAGACGTCGCCAAGAACGTCATCTCCGGTGTCGATTCGCTGATCGACGCCGCACGCTCACAGGGCATCGTGATCGACCAGCAGGTCCTCGATGCTTACCACGCTGCAAAGTCGTTCGATCTGCGCAGCATCGCAGGTCTCTCGCAGAGCTGA
- a CDS encoding alternate-type signal peptide domain-containing protein, translated as MKTRTKGIVATAALCSAFLLTACDPIGSGSAGSSGGSSGGGTTTTAPPTTIGGGGNGSGSLAITPLDQPTWTDQNGPINISTMRIVPGDVLTYRGTFKITVRGTDLEARLTADDVTFTGGGQLKGNLAPEVTATVNGAPLPVGNIVTTAQDGATVEVSAKFTFDPQTAGAVGQSDTADFQNIGIHLEQVIS; from the coding sequence ATGAAGACGCGAACCAAGGGCATCGTCGCAACGGCTGCGCTGTGTTCAGCGTTCCTGCTGACCGCCTGCGATCCGATCGGATCCGGAAGCGCGGGCAGTTCAGGCGGAAGCTCCGGCGGTGGGACCACGACGACGGCACCGCCCACCACGATCGGCGGAGGCGGAAACGGTTCCGGCTCGCTGGCTATTACACCCCTCGATCAACCGACGTGGACCGATCAGAATGGCCCGATCAACATCTCGACCATGCGGATCGTCCCGGGGGATGTACTCACCTACCGTGGCACCTTCAAGATCACGGTGCGGGGCACCGATCTCGAAGCGCGCCTCACCGCCGACGACGTAACCTTCACCGGCGGTGGGCAACTCAAGGGCAATCTTGCACCCGAGGTGACGGCCACGGTCAACGGTGCACCCCTGCCGGTGGGCAACATAGTAACCACGGCCCAGGACGGTGCGACCGTCGAAGTATCAGCGAAGTTCACATTCGATCCACAGACCGCAGGCGCTGTCGGACAATCGGATACAGCGGACTTTCAGAACATCGGCATACACCTCGAGCAGGTCATCTCCTAA
- a CDS encoding DNA repair helicase XPB: MTDGPLIVQSDKTLLLEVDHERANDARQAIAPFAELERAPEHVHTYRITPLALWNARAAGHDAEQVVDALVSYSRFAVPQPLLVDIVDTMARYGRLQLVKSPLHGLTLVSLDRAVLTEVMRHKKIAPMLGAKVDDDTVVVHPSERGHLKQMLLKIGWPAEDLAGYVDGEAHPIDLAFEEGHWHLRDYQEMAADSFWAGGSGVVVLPCGAGKTMVGAAAMAKAKATTLILVTNTVAGRQWKRELIARTSLTEEEIGEYSGEKKEIRPVTIATYQVITRKSKGEYKHLELFDSRDWGLVIYDEVHLLPAPVFRMTADLQSRRRLGLTATLVREDGREGDVFSLIGPKRYDAPWKDIEAQGWIAPADCIEVRVTLTDAERMAYATAEPEERYKLCSTARTKHAVVKSILDRHPGAPTLVIGAYLDQLEELGEELDAPVIQGSTRNKEREILFDKFRNGEIQTLVVSKVANFSIDLPEASVAVQVSGTFGSRQEEAQRLGRLLRPKHDGGQAHFYSVVARDTLDAEYAAHRQRFLAEQGYAYRIADADDLLGPTIG; the protein is encoded by the coding sequence GTGACCGACGGCCCGCTGATCGTCCAGTCCGACAAGACACTGCTACTCGAGGTCGATCACGAGCGCGCAAACGATGCTCGGCAGGCGATCGCGCCGTTCGCCGAGCTCGAGCGTGCACCCGAGCACGTGCACACCTATCGGATCACCCCGCTCGCACTGTGGAATGCCCGCGCCGCCGGGCACGACGCCGAACAGGTGGTGGACGCCCTGGTGTCGTACTCCCGCTTCGCCGTCCCGCAGCCGCTGCTGGTCGACATCGTCGACACCATGGCCCGCTACGGGCGGCTGCAACTGGTCAAGAGCCCCTTGCACGGCCTCACGCTGGTCAGTCTCGACCGCGCCGTGCTCACCGAGGTGATGCGGCACAAGAAGATCGCACCGATGCTGGGCGCCAAGGTCGACGACGACACCGTGGTCGTGCATCCCAGCGAACGCGGGCACCTCAAGCAGATGCTGCTCAAGATCGGCTGGCCGGCCGAGGACCTCGCCGGATACGTCGACGGCGAGGCGCACCCGATCGACCTCGCGTTCGAGGAGGGCCACTGGCACCTGCGCGACTACCAGGAGATGGCGGCGGACTCATTCTGGGCCGGCGGCTCCGGCGTCGTCGTGCTCCCCTGTGGCGCCGGCAAGACGATGGTGGGAGCCGCGGCTATGGCGAAGGCGAAGGCGACCACGCTGATCCTGGTCACCAACACCGTCGCAGGACGCCAATGGAAGCGTGAGCTGATCGCGCGCACGTCGCTCACCGAGGAGGAGATCGGTGAGTACTCGGGCGAGAAGAAGGAGATCCGCCCGGTCACCATCGCCACCTATCAGGTGATCACCCGCAAATCGAAGGGCGAGTACAAGCATCTCGAGCTGTTCGACTCCCGCGACTGGGGTCTGGTGATCTACGACGAGGTGCACCTGCTGCCCGCTCCCGTGTTCCGGATGACCGCCGATCTGCAGTCGCGGCGGCGCCTCGGCCTCACCGCGACCCTGGTCCGTGAGGACGGGCGGGAGGGCGACGTGTTCTCGCTGATCGGCCCCAAGCGCTACGACGCGCCATGGAAGGACATCGAGGCGCAGGGCTGGATCGCGCCCGCTGACTGCATCGAAGTGCGGGTGACGCTCACCGACGCCGAGCGGATGGCGTATGCGACGGCCGAACCGGAGGAGCGCTACAAGCTGTGTTCGACGGCCCGGACCAAGCACGCCGTCGTGAAATCGATCCTGGACCGGCACCCCGGTGCGCCGACACTGGTGATCGGCGCCTACCTGGACCAGCTCGAGGAGTTGGGCGAGGAACTCGACGCCCCGGTCATCCAGGGGTCGACGCGCAACAAGGAGCGCGAGATCCTGTTCGACAAGTTCCGTAACGGCGAGATCCAGACGCTGGTGGTGAGCAAGGTCGCGAACTTCTCGATCGACCTGCCGGAGGCGTCCGTGGCGGTGCAGGTGTCCGGCACGTTCGGCTCCCGGCAGGAGGAAGCGCAGCGCCTCGGGCGCCTCCTGCGTCCGAAGCACGACGGCGGTCAGGCACACTTCTACTCGGTGGTCGCACGCGACACACTCGACGCCGAGTACGCCGCACACCGCCAACGCTTCCTCGCCGAGCAGGGCTACGCGTATCGCATCGCGGACGCCGACGATCTGCTGGGCCCGACCATCGGATAG
- a CDS encoding signal peptidase I produces the protein MNRHHKLDNEPTTAWWWVKSVASWVLLIAMVGILLLTIVVPRLAGATPYTVLTSSMEPTYSPGALIVVRTQDPETLKVGDPITFQWESDNPDVVTHRITAAQRTSQGELRFTTQGDANSSPDERTVVPEQIRGKVWYSVPYVGYVNNFVSGKQRSILLAVVVGGLLIYAVSMFISSGRDNARKRRHQSVPNDGSTDTVASQVLDADNSTPSAK, from the coding sequence ATGAACCGTCACCACAAGCTTGACAATGAACCCACCACCGCTTGGTGGTGGGTCAAGTCGGTTGCGTCGTGGGTGCTGCTGATCGCGATGGTCGGGATCCTTTTGCTCACCATCGTGGTTCCTCGTCTCGCCGGAGCTACGCCCTATACCGTGCTGACGAGTTCGATGGAGCCGACCTATTCGCCCGGCGCGTTGATCGTCGTGCGAACTCAAGACCCTGAGACTCTGAAGGTCGGCGACCCGATCACTTTTCAATGGGAATCCGACAATCCGGATGTCGTGACGCATCGGATCACAGCTGCGCAGCGAACATCGCAGGGCGAACTGCGATTCACCACCCAGGGCGATGCCAACTCGTCGCCCGACGAGAGAACCGTTGTACCCGAACAGATCCGCGGCAAGGTCTGGTATTCCGTCCCCTATGTCGGATACGTCAACAACTTCGTCAGCGGTAAGCAGCGCTCGATCCTCCTTGCAGTGGTCGTGGGCGGCCTGCTGATCTATGCGGTGTCGATGTTCATCAGCTCGGGCCGCGACAACGCCCGCAAGCGCCGACATCAGTCGGTGCCGAACGACGGATCCACCGACACCGTCGCAAGCCAAGTGCTCGACGCCGACAATTCGACACCGAGCGCAAAGTGA
- a CDS encoding YccF domain-containing protein encodes MRILLNIIWLIFGGLWLALGYFLAGLVMCILIITIPFGIASFRIGVYALWPFGKTVVDKPTAGVASLIGNIIWLILAGIWLAIGHIVSAIAMAITIIGIPLAIANLKMIPVSLMPLGKEIVDVGGSSDQARWTPA; translated from the coding sequence ATGCGGATCTTGCTGAACATCATCTGGCTGATCTTCGGCGGCCTATGGTTGGCGCTCGGATACTTCCTTGCCGGCCTGGTCATGTGCATCCTCATCATCACGATCCCCTTCGGGATCGCGTCGTTCCGGATCGGCGTGTACGCGCTGTGGCCATTCGGCAAGACGGTCGTCGACAAGCCGACCGCGGGTGTCGCATCCCTGATCGGCAACATCATCTGGCTGATCCTGGCGGGCATCTGGCTCGCAATCGGCCACATCGTGTCGGCCATCGCGATGGCGATCACGATCATCGGCATTCCGCTCGCAATCGCGAACCTCAAGATGATTCCGGTCTCCCTGATGCCACTCGGCAAGGAGATCGTGGATGTCGGCGGAAGCAGCGATCAGGCGCGGTGGACCCCCGCCTGA
- a CDS encoding signal peptidase I, whose translation MAIHENATEAGRSRGRDIALNVGAIAGLICVLAAVASFLFGIKPLIFRSGSMAPDIPTGALALSKTTQAADLQVGDVVSVENQQGTRITHRVDEIVSSDGTSSVLILKGDANQDADLTPYTVTEADRVFFSVPGLGYVVSWLSSPAAIFLGGALVGGVMVLAFGPGSKRKDDDDSDSGSDADGEAPGAHGVGEPPPAAYAHAHDVPTESFRTQGFSMRRILSARAVIALGVVGLTAIGATTVGTAAAFTDNATAASTVKSAANFYPTPLVPSASCSTNGVWGSRSVTIKWTSAGTSPLGSAYQYRVFVKRNSDGYVAKDSGVISGLSYGSFRIGDTARGYRAEVHTVNNGVMSTGWMGHNMWASTHNADTYCDGGQNNTANPAFENDIYGGLGPASAGGNFLRAAPGVSQPEVAGPSATSTTSAQSTVETTESTTVSPSSTTVATTTPSTVTTPPTTTSTGQPSSTSTEPSSTTVTSMPVDGTTAATTTNPVTTALDGVMVSPSGAYTAGRSGSDAVVQDASGKAVFTTPVPGSTVLQWDATSDRLWMVDGDVVRYVDAGSWTLVTVDSASGDIPEAVAALIK comes from the coding sequence ATGGCCATTCACGAGAACGCGACCGAAGCCGGTCGATCCCGCGGACGCGACATCGCCCTGAATGTCGGCGCGATCGCGGGTTTGATCTGTGTGCTCGCGGCGGTGGCGTCGTTCCTGTTCGGAATCAAGCCGCTGATCTTCCGCTCCGGTTCCATGGCGCCGGATATCCCGACCGGCGCGCTCGCTCTGTCGAAAACCACGCAGGCCGCCGACCTGCAGGTCGGTGATGTCGTGAGTGTCGAGAATCAGCAGGGAACGCGGATCACGCACCGGGTCGACGAGATCGTCTCCTCCGACGGCACCTCATCGGTACTGATCCTCAAGGGTGACGCCAATCAGGATGCCGACCTCACGCCGTACACCGTGACCGAGGCGGATCGCGTCTTCTTCAGCGTGCCGGGCCTCGGATACGTGGTGTCGTGGCTGTCGTCTCCCGCTGCGATCTTCCTCGGCGGAGCACTGGTCGGCGGCGTCATGGTGCTCGCCTTCGGCCCCGGTTCGAAACGTAAGGACGACGACGATTCCGACTCCGGCTCGGACGCCGACGGCGAGGCGCCGGGCGCGCATGGCGTCGGCGAGCCGCCACCGGCCGCTTATGCACACGCGCACGACGTACCCACCGAATCATTCCGGACACAAGGATTTTCGATGCGACGCATTCTGTCCGCCCGCGCGGTGATCGCGCTCGGTGTCGTCGGCCTCACCGCCATCGGAGCGACGACGGTCGGCACCGCGGCAGCCTTCACCGACAATGCCACCGCGGCCAGCACGGTCAAGTCGGCGGCCAACTTCTATCCGACTCCCTTGGTGCCATCGGCATCGTGCTCCACCAACGGCGTCTGGGGATCCCGGAGTGTCACGATCAAGTGGACTAGCGCTGGTACGTCGCCGCTCGGATCGGCATACCAGTACCGGGTGTTCGTCAAGCGCAATTCAGATGGTTACGTCGCAAAGGATTCGGGCGTGATCAGCGGGTTGAGCTACGGTAGTTTCCGTATTGGAGACACCGCAAGGGGTTATCGCGCAGAGGTGCACACCGTCAACAACGGCGTAATGTCCACCGGTTGGATGGGGCACAACATGTGGGCCTCGACCCATAACGCGGATACATATTGTGACGGCGGTCAGAACAATACCGCGAACCCCGCTTTCGAGAACGATATCTATGGCGGACTCGGTCCCGCGAGTGCGGGCGGGAACTTCCTGCGGGCGGCCCCTGGTGTTTCCCAGCCGGAGGTGGCCGGTCCCTCCGCTACGTCCACTACCTCCGCGCAATCGACTGTAGAGACAACGGAATCCACTACGGTGTCGCCGTCCTCGACGACGGTTGCGACCACTACTCCGTCGACCGTAACCACACCTCCGACAACAACGTCGACCGGCCAGCCCAGTTCGACGTCCACCGAGCCGTCCTCGACGACCGTCACGTCGATGCCAGTCGATGGAACGACCGCGGCTACGACGACGAACCCGGTCACAACGGCGTTGGACGGCGTGATGGTATCGCCGTCGGGTGCGTACACGGCTGGCCGGTCCGGATCGGATGCAGTGGTGCAGGACGCTTCCGGGAAGGCGGTATTCACGACCCCCGTACCGGGATCCACTGTCTTGCAGTGGGATGCCACGTCCGACCGACTGTGGATGGTCGATGGTGACGTTGTTCGCTATGTGGACGCGGGTAGTTGGACGCTGGTGACGGTCGATTCCGCGTCCGGGGATATTCCGGAAGCTGTTGCAGCACTGATCAAGTAG